The genomic window TAACTATGGAAGAGTTAAAAGAAATTCTTCAGAAAGAGAATTAGAATTACTTAAACCTTAAAATTTCATTCATATCATCTATGTCTAAAGCTTCAGCAATCTTTTCTATATGTTCTAACTGAATCCGTTCGCGCTTCCCATTAGCTAATTCACTAAGCGTAGCGCGGCGAATTCCTGTTTTTAAATGAAGTGCATGAATAGTTAATTCGTGTTTATGGAGTAATTCATTAAGTGCTATTTCAACTTTTGGCATGTTAATCACCCAGCTTTCTAAAGTACTTGATGTACTTATAAGCGTACGTTATAATATATCCAAAAGTTGTACGTATATACGTACGAATATGAGGTGATCTTTTGCCAAACCGTAGAAGTACCATTTTCGCCATTGTCAAAGAAATTTCAGGCACAAATAGTCCCTTATTTTCATCAATATCAATGAAGAATATACAAAAAGAGATATACTCATTTATTCACGAAAGAATGACTACTACATATTCTGGTGAAATCTTTTGTTATTCAGGTCAAAAGATTCCAAGCTATAATGAGAATCCAATTTGGTTAATTTCCATTAATCTGTATAAAATGAATCAACTAACGAACAACTTTTGCTTGTCCATAGCAATCATTGAGAATAATACTCTGATTCAAGGTTGTGTTTATGATTATCGATTAAACAACCTTTATTACGCAGAAAAAAAGAAAGGTGCTTTCCTAAATGGACAGCCCATCTATCGTGACGAATTAATACGTTTAAAAGAAGCGGAAATTCGAATACATTCCTCATTTCTGCAGAAAGAACAGCCTTTAAATCCTTCTTATCAACGTGTAAGGATGGCAGAGCTTCCTACTGCTTTAGAGACGTGTTCAGTTGCAGAGGGGGATGCGGATATATTTATGACTATGAATCAGATTCCTCACGAATTTGCTGCTGCAAGCTTAATTGCAAAAGAGGCTGGGGTGGATGTAATGACGTTAGAAGGGCAAGAGTTATGTTGGAATAAAGTTTCTAGTGTATGGTGTGGTGTTGTTTAGATACGTTAAGATCTGTAGGTAGGTTATATTTAGAAGAAAACTTGTTGTTTCATTTTAAGAAAAGGAGAATTGATATTTTCTTTCTAGTCCTGATACTGTAAACAAAAAAACCAAACGACTTTTTCCGCTTTTTAAGACGGTCTTTTTACATTTCTAACGTGTATTAATTTGAAGGTAATCAATCATAGTTGAATTAGATGTTAGAAGCGTAAATTTTTATATAACCTTTTAGAATTGATGGAAATAATGAACTAGAGCATACAATATTTAAAGGAACAGAGTATCAATTAGTAATGGGGAAAAGTGTCAGACTAAATTCGATGGGATACCACAAGTAAAAGTAGCCGAAACTCTTCCGACCGAGTATAGCGACAACTTGATGGTCATTCAAGATCTTAAGAGTTAATAGAAAATAAGAGGTGTCTTTATTTTATTTTAAAGATTTAAACAAATA from Shouchella hunanensis includes these protein-coding regions:
- a CDS encoding helix-turn-helix domain-containing protein; its protein translation is MPKVEIALNELLHKHELTIHALHLKTGIRRATLSELANGKRERIQLEHIEKIAEALDIDDMNEILRFK
- a CDS encoding inositol monophosphatase family protein; amino-acid sequence: MPNRRSTIFAIVKEISGTNSPLFSSISMKNIQKEIYSFIHERMTTTYSGEIFCYSGQKIPSYNENPIWLISINLYKMNQLTNNFCLSIAIIENNTLIQGCVYDYRLNNLYYAEKKKGAFLNGQPIYRDELIRLKEAEIRIHSSFLQKEQPLNPSYQRVRMAELPTALETCSVAEGDADIFMTMNQIPHEFAAASLIAKEAGVDVMTLEGQELCWNKVSSVWCGVV